The window TATAGTTGTGGCATTCTATGTCACTGCTGTTGTAATAATCAATGATTCCGGCTTTTTCCTCAATATGATCAAATCCATAACTGCATGGCTGAACTCTCTTCTCTTTAACATCAAAGCTGAACAAATCTCCGGAACTTTTGCCATCTCTTCTGACATCTTTCTCCAGATCCTTGAAAAAACAGAAGACTGGTCATTGCAATTGCTGTCTATGGCACCCCAGATTATAATGAAAACTTTCATTCTTTTCCTTTCAATGTACCTCTTTCTTGTATTTGGGGATAATATCCACTCGGATTTTATATCTATAATGCCGCGTTCAGTGATGCCGTCTATAAAAATCTTTGAAAAGTCGATAGTCGACATGCTTTATGCGGTGTTTAATGTTCATATTGTAGTCGCCTTTATAGTGTTCATAGCCTCATTTCCTGTATTCTACATCCTCGGCTATGATCATATCCTTTTCTTTGCAGTCCTTTCTACTGTACTCGCTCTTATTCCTGTGCTGGGGCCTGTGGTTATGATCGCCTTCCTTGCCCTGTATGCGATCTCTATCTCGGACTGGCAGGGCCTGGTAATTATTATTGCCATTGCATGGCCTCTGCTTTGTGCCATTCCCGACTGGTGGATCAGGCCGTTTTTGATGGGGAAACGCACAAAAATAAGTGGTGTTATTATGTTCATTGCCTTCTTCGGTGGAATAATGGCTATGGGCGTGGTCGGTTTCATCATAGGGCCTGTGATCGTGGCGCTGGTTATTGCATGCTACAGGATAATTATTGCAGGTCATGTCATTCCTGCAGATCCGGTTCCCCGTGATTCAGGCAGCTGAAAGTTCTTTCTTTCGTGAGCGCCTGGCGGACTGAATTTAATTTCCAAAATTATTAATATTATTCTACCCTTTTTAGAGGTAGGTGAAAAATTATGGATTGGCTTGGTGCAACAGCACTTTTAATCGGACTTATTCTTGTAATCTTCGGTATAGGGCTCACTTTTTCGATAGATGCCGTTCAGATGATAATCGATAAATTCCTGGGGCTTTTAGCTTTATTGATTGGAATTATCCTGATGGCAGGCGGATATATGCTTATCCGCGAACAATAATCATTTTATGCCGAATTCAAAATAGCTATATGCTTATATTCAAAACTCTATATTTGGTATAATTAACCTGATTGTCATCGATGACTGACATGCATCCGGTTGTGGAGAGTAAATGTGATCAAGGTACTTCATGTCGACGACGAGCCCGCACTTGTTGAAATAACAAAGGGTTTCCTGGAGAAAAGCGGTGAATTTGAGGTTACTACCTTTACCTCTGCAGTTGATGCAATAAAAGATCTTGAAACTACATCATATGATGTTCTGATATCCGATTATGAGATGCCCGCTCTTGACGGGATCGAATTTTTAAAACGTCTGAGAGCAAAAGGAATTGATACTCCTTTTATTATCTTCAGCGGCAGGGGACGCGAGGATGTCCTGATAGAGGCCATTAACAACGGTGCCGATTTTTATCTGCAGAAGGGAGGAAAACCAAAGGCCCAGTTT of the Methanolacinia paynteri genome contains:
- a CDS encoding AI-2E family transporter → MQRLPDFGLLLIYFIILIVAVSAIAVFSTLIGVLIVAAAFAIVLMPAQRYLGLKMRAGISAAIITTLVAVFIVVAFYVTAVVIINDSGFFLNMIKSITAWLNSLLFNIKAEQISGTFAISSDIFLQILEKTEDWSLQLLSMAPQIIMKTFILFLSMYLFLVFGDNIHSDFISIMPRSVMPSIKIFEKSIVDMLYAVFNVHIVVAFIVFIASFPVFYILGYDHILFFAVLSTVLALIPVLGPVVMIAFLALYAISISDWQGLVIIIAIAWPLLCAIPDWWIRPFLMGKRTKISGVIMFIAFFGGIMAMGVVGFIIGPVIVALVIACYRIIIAGHVIPADPVPRDSGS